AGAGGGTGTCAACGGTCTTGTGCGCTTCCGAGACGGCATCGGCGAGTGCGTCCGTGGTGGGCGTGACATAGGGGATCGAGCCGACGCGGCCGAGGTCGCAGACGAACTCCGCGAACATCGGCTTGAGCTCGGCGCCGGAGCTGAAGATGCCGGAGGCCCACGGCGAATGGGTGTGAAAGACCGCGTGGATGTCGGGGCGGTTGCGGTAGATGCCGAGGTGCATGCTGTATTCACTGGTCGGCCGGTGCCGACCGGCGATCTGCTTGCCGCTGGCGAGTTCGAGACCGCAGAGGTCATCGGGGGTGATGTCGTCCATGGCCAGCCCGCTGGGCTTCATCCAGATGATGCCCTGGTCCCGTGCGCTGATATTGCCGCCGGCGCCGGCAACGAGGCCGGCGCGGGCGATCTTGATGCCGTAGGCGACGAGGTCTTCTTTAACGCTCATGGAGGCTCCCTGTGGGGTGAGTTCAGGTGTTGGATCAGGCGCGCTTGACGAGCACAGCGGTTTCGTAGGATTTGATCTGGGGGAGCCAGCGG
This sequence is a window from Lentisphaerota bacterium. Protein-coding genes within it:
- a CDS encoding class II aldolase/adducin family protein, which gives rise to MSRGTAAGSPRSNPTKPLCSSSAPDPTPELTPQGASMSVKEDLVAYGIKIARAGLVAGAGGNISARDQGIIWMKPSGLAMDDITPDDLCGLELASGKQIAGRHRPTSEYSMHLGIYRNRPDIHAVFHTHSPWASGIFSSGAELKPMFAEFVCDLGRVGSIPYVTPTTDALADAVSEAHKTVDTLFMANHGMIATGANMKQAYYRCLVVEDAAKSMIAAAIVGKPIFLTPQQQDDLRALGAVQHRIKTMTA